Genomic window (Hippoglossus stenolepis isolate QCI-W04-F060 chromosome 11, HSTE1.2, whole genome shotgun sequence):
aaattgtttagacaaaatataaaacaatctgaggtttaaaaaagttaaattgaaataaaataatcttttagatttttgaatgtttttgaaaCTGAACTTTGGTTTACATATAATTATAAACCGCAACTCTGCTTTGATCTTTATGTACATGTTTATGAAGGTATCTGTTTGAGtccgagaaaaaaaaattactgatTGATTTTAGACGTTTTCTGATATTTATTATTCACGTTAATAACTCGCATACAGAATGAGTTCATCTGTGAGCTAATGATCAATTAGTAAAATGAAGTTTTTATTCTTCATGACTCATCAGCTGATAAATTATCTAAACCAGATCATTTCTCTCAAGTTATTGtcgtaaatataaaaatgtcagtaaatcagttttgtgtttttctgcagtgatGAGAATCAGCTGATCGTTATTTACTTCAGTTCTATCATTTGATCCTTTCAAAATAACCCATAACATTCATCACTTCAGActgaacagttttttatttcactgcttcAGTTGTTTGTATAAAAGCTTGTCCAATGACTTAAAAAAATtccttgttattgtttgtgcgGCTGGTATTTGTAATGTCAGCACAAATCAAACCTGGTTCACAAAGAATTTAAAGGAGCAGTTCAACATTTAAGTAAATCCTCTGCTAAGCTCTGTTGCCGGATGGATAAGCCAGTGAGTTTATTTTAGCTTGACATGTtatgactgttttctgtgtgtagATTCATACCTGTTATGAATCTACAGCTGTTTCCAATTTTAATAATTAACTGTTGAACTGCTCCTTTAAAGTTATTTGTTTAAACTAAGTCATAAACTTTGACGTGTGACAGAATGGATCACAAGGCCGACAGGCCACGCCCACACACTGCGTCAACACAGGTTTTTTTACCCATGATTCAGCACGGTTACTGTGAGACAGTGAGCAGGAGTTAAACCTGTAGTGTCCTGATGGGAGcgctgcagaggaaactgaggtcaaaggtcagcgtTTATTTCTTGCTCCTGCACGGAGGGAATTCTGGGAGACGGTCCTGTTCTCTGTTGTAGTTCAGTTTCATATCTGATTGAACAgagttagcctagcttagcattaagactggAAGCAGAAAGTTGTTTGCGTTATTTTCCTTACCCATAAAAAAATTGAATGCAGAAATCAGCTGTTTTTGTCAGAAAGTCATagaaacacagatttgtgtATCACCAGATGACATCTGTCCAGTTCacactgttttaatttgttagaCGCTCCCTAAGAAACCCGGaggactgaaaacacaacattcttCTATCTTGGGTTTTGGCTGCAGAGCGAGGCTAACAGTGTCcccctgcttccagtctttgtgctaagctaggctaaaaACGTTCTGCTGAAACCATAACTTAAAGTTGAACaataaacaaactgaaacattCAGCCTTTCCCGCCGAGTCACTGCATCCAACTCAGAAGTGCTGAGTCACAGGTCCAGGTGGAGGTTCTAGCAGAGCTCGGTTCTCCGCTGCAGGAACTGCAGGATGGAGTCTGTTCCCTGTGATGAGCCCCACACTCTCTTTAGGGCTTCACACTCGCGCTCGTTAGCTTGCTCCAGAGCACTGCGGCTGGTGTTCCTCATCAGGGCTTTGGACTCCCGCAGAACCTGCAGACCAGGAACCAGCAGAGACACAGCGTGAAGGAGAGGAGCgtatgtgaatgagtgtgtattagtggctgtgtgtgtgtattagtgtgtatttgtgtgtattgaCTGACCAGCGAGTCGACTGTCACCAGTTCTTTGATCCTcagcatcacttcctgtgtgaagGTTCCCGGCCACAGAACCTGAGACACCAAACCTTTACAACACGCCTCCTGAGCCGTCAACTTCCTGCCACTCAGCAACAGCTCGTTAGCCTGGAACACATCGGAACAATTAACTTGTGAGGGtaaatgaagcgatggggtgagagagggtaaatgaagcgatgggtgagtgagagagggtaagtgaagcgatggggtgagagagggtaaatgaagcgatggggtgagagagggtaaatgaagcgatggggtgagagagggtaagtgaagcgatggggtgagagagggtaagtgaagcgatggggtgagagagggtaagtgaCGATGGGGTGAGGAGGGTAAATGAAGCATGGGGTGAGGAGGGTAAATAGGCGATGGGGTGAAGAGGGTagtgaagcgatggggtgagagagggtaagtaggcgatggggtgagagagggtaagtggagcgatggggtgagagagggtaagtgaagcgatggggtgagagagggtaatgaagcgatggggtgagagagggtaagtgaagcgatggggtgagagagggtaagtgaagcgatggggtgagagagggtaagtgaagcgatggggtgagagagggtaagtgaagcgatggggtgagagagggtaagtgaagcgatggggtgagagagggtaagtgaagcgatggggtgagagagggtaaatgaagcgatggggtgagagagggtaaatgaagcgatggggtgagagagggtaagtgaagcgatggggtgagagagggtaagtgaaccgatgggggagagagggtaagtgaagcgatggggtgagagagggtaagtgaagcgatggggtgagagagggtaagtgaagcgatggggtgagagggtaagtgaagcgatggggtgagagagggtaagtgaagcgatggggtgagagagggtaagtgagcgatggggtgagagagggtaagtgaagcgatggggtgagagagggtaagtgaagctatggggtgagagagggtaagtgaagctatggggtgagagagggtaaatgagcgatggggtgagagagggtaaatgaagcgatggggtgagagagggtaagtgaagcgatggggtgagagagggtaagtgaagcgatggggtgagagagggtaagtgaagcgatggggtgaagagggtaagtgaagcgatggggtgagagagggtaaatgaaccgatggggtgagagagggtaaatgaagcgatggggtgagagagggtaaatgaaccgatggggtgagagagggtaaatgaagctATGGGGTGAGAGAGGTAAATGAaccgatggggtgagagagggtaaatgaagcgatggggtgagagagggtaaatgaagcgatggggtgagtGAAGGAAGtagcgatggggtgagagagggtaaatgaagcgatggggtgagaggtaaatgaagcgatggggtgagagagggtaagtgaagcgatggggtgagagagggtaagtgaaccgatggggtgagagagagtgaaagtgaagcgatggggtgagagagggtaagtgaagcgatggggtgagagagggtaagtgaagcgatggggtgagagagggtaaatgaagcgatggggtgagagagggtaaatgaagcgatggggtgagagagggtaaatgaacgatggggtgagagaggtaaatgaagcgatggggtgagtGAAGGtaaatgaagcgatggggtgagagagggtaaatgaagcgatggggtgagagagggtaaattaagcgatggggtgagtgaaggtaaatgaagtgatggggtgagagagggtaaattaagcgatggggtgagagagggtaaattaagtgatggggtgagagagggtaaattaGCGATGGGGTGAGTGAAGGTAAATtagcgatggggtgagagagggtaaatgaagtgATGGGGTGAGTGAAGGtaaatgaagcgatggggtgagagagggtaaattaAGCGATGGGGTGAGTGAAGGTAAATtaagcgatggggtgagagagggtaaatgaagtgatggggtgagagagggtaaattaagcgatggggtgagtgaaggtaaatgaagtgatggggtgagagagggtaaattaagcgatggggtgagagaggggaaTTAagtgatggggtgagagagggtaaatgaagcgatggggtgagagagggtaaatgaagcgatggggtgagagagggtaaatgaagcgatggggtgagagagggtaaatgaagtgATGGGGTGAGTGAAGGTAAATTAAGTGATGGGGTGAGTGAAGGTAAATGAagtgatggggtgagagagggtaaattaagcgatggggtgagagagggtaaatgaagtgatggggtgagagagggtaaatgaagtgATGGGGTGAGTGAAGGTAAATTAAGTGATGGGGTGAGTGAAGGTAAATGAagtgatggggtgagagagggtaaatgaagcgatggggtgagagagggtaaatgaagtgatggggtgagagagggtaaatgaagtgatggggagagagggtaaatgaaccgatggggtgagagagggtaaggAAGCGATGGGGTGAGTGAAGGtaaatgaagcgatggggtgagagagggtaagtgaagcgatggggtgagtGAAGGTAAATTAAGTGATGGGGTGAGTGAAGGTAAATGAagtgatggggtgagagagggtaaatgaagtgATGGGGTGAGTGAGGGTAAATGAagtgatggggtgagagagggtaaatgaagtgatggggtgagagagggtaaatgaaccgatggggtgagagagggtaagtgaagtgatggggtgagagagggtaaatgaacCGATGGGGTGAGTGAAGGTAAATTAagtgatggggtgagagagggtaagtgaagcgatggggtgagagagggtaaatgaagcgatggggtgagagagggtaaatgaagcgatggggtgagagagggtaaatgaagcgatggggtgagagagggtaaatgaagcgatggggtgagtGAGGTaagtgaagcgatggggtgagagagggtaaatgaaccgatggggtgagagagggtaaatgaagtgatggggtgagagagggtaaatgaagtgatggggtgagagagggtaaatgaagcgatggggtgagagagggtaaatgaagtgatggggtgagagagggtaagtgaagtgatggggtgagagagggtaaatgaacCGATGGGGTGAGAGAAGGTAAATTAActgatggggtgagagagggtaaatgaagtgatggggtgagagagggtaagtgaagtgatggggtgagagagggtaaatgaagtgatggggtgagagagggtaaatgaagcgatggggtgagagagggtaaatgaagtgatggggtgagagagggtaaatgaagtgatggggtgagagagggtaaatgaagtgatggggtgagagagggtaaatgaagcgatggggtgagagagggtaaatgaaccgatggggtgagagagggtaaatgaagcgatggggtgagagagggtaaatgaagctatggggtgagagagggaaatgaaccgatggggtgagagagggtaaatgaagcgatggggtgagagagggtaaatgaagctatggggtgagagagggtaaatgaagtgatggggtgagagagggtaaatgaagcgatggggtgagagagggtaaatgaagcgatggggtgagagagggtaaatgaagtgatggggtgagagagggtaaatgaagcgatggggtgagagagggtaagtgaagcgatggggtgagagagggtaagtgaagcgatggggtgagagagggtaagtgaagcgatggggtgagagagggtaaatgaagcgatggggtgagagagggtaagtgaACCGATGGGGTGAGGGtaaatgaagcgatggggtgagagagggtaaatgaagcgatggggtgagagagggtaagtgaagcgatggggtgagagagggtaaatgaagcgatggggtgagagagggtaagtgaagcgatggggtgagagagggtaaatgaagcgatggggtgagagagggtaagtgaagcgatggggtgagagagggtaagtgaagcgatggggtgagagagggtaaatgaagcgatggggtgagagggTAAATATatggcactatacaaataaagttagaGTTATGAGGTGAGTGAATGTAACTGAAGAGGAAGACTGACCGAGGCGAGACCCATGATGCGGGGGAAGGTGAAGGATGAACAGGCATCAGGCGTCTGGCCGTAGGATGTGTAAGGCGTCTGGAACCAGGCTTTTTCATTGGCCCACACCACATCACAGAGtggcaagatggcagcaccaaGGCCCAACGCTGGCCCGTTCACTGCCGCTACAATCGGCTTCCTGAACTGGATGAAGGTGTTGACAAAGGTCCTGGAGTGGAGGAAACAGAGGTCAGAGATCAACACCTCTACCGGATGACAGGGTTACCATTGTGACTTCAGTGAGCATCACCTGATAGTTTCAGCCATTTTGATGCTCTCCTTCTTCCGGTCGTCCGTCAACTGTCTGATGAAATACAGAAAGTCCAGGCCGCAGCAGAAGACACTGCCGACAGCGCTAACCAACACCAGCTTACTGTCATCCGATGCCGCAGTTGCCATGGCGCTCTGGATCTCCTTCATCACCTGATGAAGACAAGGAGAGACAACATGACTGCTGAGGTCAGTCACCATGACATGTGGAGTTTAACCTGACCAAGTTTGGACTTGTGATTTTAGAATTGAGGATGGCATGGTCACATCACACAGTCCTGGGTTAGAAGAATGAAGTGGCAAGGTTACAGAAAACAACTTGTAGAGCTCTGTTATTAGGGGGTTTGGGTTAATGGATGGGGGCATGATCCCACCTCAGGGTTGAGCGTGTTGTTCTCAGAGCTCTTGGTGGAAAGCAGGATGTGGGTGAAGCCGTCCTGTTTCTTCACCACAATGTCACGGTAACGGTAAGCACTCTCTGTCTGTCGAACACTGAACCTCAGGCGTTTGTCGAAAGCAGAGCGTTCCTCTAGACGACGCTTCCCTGTCACACTGGTTGCCCCAGCAACAGCACTCTGCCCACCTGACATCCCGTTGGCTGCAACAGCCTCCATTAACGCAGCGTTACCTGTAAGAAGCAAAACACAGGTCATTCCAGTGGTCTTTAATTCACATGTCAGACCATGGTTCATTTATGAACAACAGGTTCTTTATATAAGTTCATTAAAgtggttttgaaaatgtttctgtgaCTAAGATTATGATTTAGATTTCTGAGACGTCCAAACAAGCTGATTTGATAGCCAATCAGAATCATGCACACTATGTGACCTGGGACCTCACCTGTGCCACTGAGGGACCGCATGGCAGCAGGTGTGATGGGGACTCGGGGTGGGGGCAGAGGGTTTTGGCTGCGGGGTCTGGTCCCCATGCGGGCCCTCTCTTCTCCAGGCCCAAGCTGGACTCCGGCCGGTTTCTCCAGAAGAGCGACCTCAGGTGGGACCTGGTGAGCTTCTTGAGGTCCGGCCTCCAGACTGTGAGCCGCCTCACTAGGAGACTCCTCTGAGTCCAGGCGGCTGTTCATCGGACTCTTAGGAACCAAGATCTTGATGCCAGTCTTGGAGAGATCCACGCTGCGGCGGGCCGAGCAGGCTGGAGCCGCCGACATCAGGCCACTGCTGAACCTGTCGGCCAGCAGGGGCTGGCGAGAGCCAACAGAGGCCGGACTGGTCAGTCCAACAGGAGGCAGGTGAGCTGGACTCACCTGGTTACAGTCGGCAGTTAAAACTacactgatgtcactgtgagCTGTGGCGGTGATTGGCGGCCTGAAGGGTGGTCTGTGGGCAGAGATATAGTGGAGGCTCGGTGAGCTTCGGGTGGAGCGCAGTAACGTGCTGTCTTTTTCCCGCACTGCATTTTGACGGTTAAACTCATGGACGTAGATCATACAGGTGGACAGGTGACTCTCGGGCTCCCAGGTGTCCTCCTCTGAACCGTAACCTCTCCACCTGACCAGGTACTCCAACTTCAtcttcttgttcttcctcttATCGATGATCCTCTCCACCTGCAGGAGGCGCCGCAGCACAGTTCATTCAAATCAaccaaaacaacagaagaaaaaagaacattaaaatcaattatcatcaataattataataaacatttatctgctgtgtctctgtatttgaTTGAGTCACTCAACCGGACTCACCAAGCTAACACCAGCTGTCACCCAGCTAACACCAGGTAACACCCAGCTGTCACCCAGCTAACACCAGGTAACACCCAGCTGTCACCCAGCTAACACCAGGTAACACCCAGCTGTCACCgagctaacacctgctaacacccAGCTGTCACCTAGCTAAAACCCAGCGAACACCCGGCTGTCACCGAGCTAACACCAGAGAAAACCAAGCTAACACCCAGCTAACACCCAGCTAACACCCAGCTGTCACTAAGCTAACACCAGCTAACACCCAGCTAACACCAGCTAACACCCAGCTGTCACCAAGCTAACACCAGCTAACACTCGGCTGTCACcaagctaacagcagctaacaccCAGCTTTTACCCAGCTAACACCAGCTTCCACCCAACTGTCACCCAGCTAACAACAGCTAACACCCAACCAACACCCAGCTGTCACCCAGCTAACACCCAACTGTCACCCAGCTAACAACAGCTAACACCCAGCTAACAACAGCTAACACTCAGCTAACAACAGCTAACACCCAACCAACACCCAGCTGTCACCCAGCTAACACCCAACTGTCACCCAGCTAACAACAGCTAACACCCAGCTAACAACAGCTAACACCCAAGCAACACCCAACATTCACCCAGCTAACAACAGCTAACCCCCAGCTAACAACAGCTAACCCCCAGCTAACAACAGCTAACACTCAGCTAACAACAGCTAACACCCAACCAACACCCAACATTCACCCAGCTAACAACAGCTAACACTCAGCTAACAACAGCTAACACCCAACCAACACCCAACATTCACCCAGCTAACAACAGCTAACACTCAGCTAACACTCAGCTAacaacagctaacagctaacaccCAACAGCTACCAACAGCTACCAACAGCTACCAACAGCTAACACCGCGGCTACTTCCAGAAGCTAACTGTGGCAATGAACTAACTCGATCAGTTATGTTTATCTCCGGCTAGAGTCACGTGAACCAGCTGCTAACTACCCTGTTAATTTAACCAACTAACCAGTTAGTTACTTCCTTTGAGTTCACCACTTTAACATTAACTCTGAACGCTGCCGCTAGCTAAGATTAGCATTAAAGTATTAGCTCGCGTCACCTCGTAGAACTCCTCCGTAGCCATGGAGACTGTGCGCGTGCACGAGCAGCTTCCAGAAGCGAATTCAGGTGAGCACGAGCATGAGAAAGAGATGCGCGTCGATTCCTCCTGACACGAGCTCCGTGTGTGCGCGTCCTCCGGGTCCAAgtttagctgttagctgttagctgttagctaaCCAGCAGCTTCACGGCACATCCGGTCTGACTCTcacctacaaaataaaagccccagaCCGCTGCTCGGTAATGTTTTAAACTGAATGAGATTCTTTTCACTATAATCAATGGAATGTTTATTAATTTCTAAAGATtccaggttttctgtttttaagttgTTAAAACCCTTAAATTATTGAAACATTACAATCTGACACACACTTGAATTGATCAATTAAGAAGAAAATTCTGAAAAAGTTATTAAACATCtcaatacattttacacatgaattaaacatgtttaaaaagttCAACGTGATTCAAGATGAGATGAAACTGCTTCATGCTATGTTATTTATATGAGAATACTgctataatatttattatttattaaattatattcatCTATTTTACTTACTCTCTCAATTTAttctaaattatatttattctctAAACATGTTAAAGATCTTTCAGCTTCGCTGGACTCTGATTGGACCATTCCACTAGTGATGTCATGAATCAAGGTAGATCCAGGTGTTTAATTGTTTACCtgattttacattattaaattTTAAAGTAAGAGTGAATGTTTAATAATCAaatttcttctccttcttttatAGTTTATCATCAGTGTTGATGAggtaaaaagacaaatcaacaTTTGAGACAACATTTTGTAGATTTTCAGTGAAACGTTTCTCAGACTTGGACAAATCGATAAGAAACAGGTTTGATTTTATTCGACAAAGACgtttcagctcctcctcacGTCCTCGTCAGTCAGACTTCTTGTTGGTCACTTTTTTGCATTGTTGTGGTGCGACATCGTCTTCGTCTTCACTGGTGGTGTGTCGGGCTTTACAGCACAGGTAACAGAAGACGGTGGCGATGGTGAACGGGAAGCCGAGTAAGAAGAAGCCAAGCAGTGGAGCCTGGGCGAACAGCGACTGGACAGATAGAGGacacaaaggtcagaggtcagaagaCAGGCAGTCAGGTAGACAGGAAGCCGgactgatgatgtcaccactTACCCTTATCAGGAGTTTTGTGTCATAGACGAGGCGTCTGACACGTTGGACAACACCATTTCCCCCCTGACACTggaaacacagaacaaacagatgtttcagaaaaaaatgtaactgtcGAATCTTCTCCCTCTGGGAGTTGCTCCACTCACCTGGATGCTGCCGTCCAGAATCGCGTTCAGGAAGTCGAAGAGTTGGCGCTCTGTATCCACGGTGCCTTGTGGCAGGAAGTAACCATCGTTGGACAAATCAACCACGACAAACGACGGCACGATCACGTCCctgagaacaaaaacagaaacaaaccgTAATACTGAGAGTATGTCCGAGCAAATGGGGTGAACCCCCCCTTCCTCTAACGATCTTCCTCATTAATGTGCATCCGTGTTTGAGTCCGGCCTCTGGACGTTAACCACTTCACTGACTCACTTCATCATCAGTCCGTTGATGTAGTCGTTTTCCTCCATGAAACCAAAGTAGAAGTTtctaaaacaaagacacactaTCAgcttttattgtgtattttctgctcagtgatttttcaaaataaaagactgacCTGCTGTAGGTGTCTCTGTAATCTGCAGCCAGTTTCTCCATGAGAACTTTGTACCTGAACGGGTGAATCAGAGGCGTCACAGGAAGTTCACACCTGTTTACCTGATGGACAATCGTTGGAGATTTACCTCACACTCTTTTCACAcatgttcttctcctccagcagcaccagcgACACCAGTTTACCTGCAGGGGACAGGTGAGGTCACTTCAGCTGGTCAAAATAGCAGCCTCACAGATGCAGTTCCTCTAACGTCCACCAGGTGCTGCTGTGATTAAACTTCTACTATACTGAGGTTTTCCTACATTACATTGTTGTTGAATATCATCAGTGGGTATTCCATCAAAGGGGCTAAATGCTAATCCTGGCTTACTTGGATGAGTCTGGCTAATTTAAGTGAGAGATCCGTTCAATGGCTTACATTAATTCCTGCGCAGTAACCATAGTAACGTATGCTTCAGAGCTAGCTTGCTCCCTACCAGGATTACAGCCTAGCTCTGTTTAGTTAGTGTCTAAAAAAATGTTAGACAGTAGGAAACAAGTTGTCAAAAAAAGTTCTGTCCAACGTTTTTTGTAAGCTCATGCTTTTATTATCCGTGATcagaataatacaaataattcaatgattgcaaaatattttttttgtcacaatCTATTAGTTTTGTTAATTGGTTATTATTTTTAAGCTGTGGGAAAAAACGAAATGAGAACatcgccctctagtggctgtggCATCTTTTTTATGGCTAAAAGGTTCATATTTACAGATCTACTTCTGTTTAAAACACACTCTTCACTTTCATTAGATGCA
Coding sequences:
- the cdyl gene encoding chromodomain Y-like protein isoform X1 — its product is MATEEFYEVERIIDKRKNKKMKLEYLVRWRGYGSEEDTWEPESHLSTCMIYVHEFNRQNAVREKDSTLLRSTRSSPSLHYISAHRPPFRPPITATAHSDISVVLTADCNQVSPAHLPPVGLTSPASVGSRQPLLADRFSSGLMSAAPACSARRSVDLSKTGIKILVPKSPMNSRLDSEESPSEAAHSLEAGPQEAHQVPPEVALLEKPAGVQLGPGEERARMGTRPRSQNPLPPPRVPITPAAMRSLSGTGNAALMEAVAANGMSGGQSAVAGATSVTGKRRLEERSAFDKRLRFSVRQTESAYRYRDIVVKKQDGFTHILLSTKSSENNTLNPEVMKEIQSAMATAASDDSKLVLVSAVGSVFCCGLDFLYFIRQLTDDRKKESIKMAETIRTFVNTFIQFRKPIVAAVNGPALGLGAAILPLCDVVWANEKAWFQTPYTSYGQTPDACSSFTFPRIMGLASANELLLSGRKLTAQEACCKGLVSQVLWPGTFTQEVMLRIKELVTVDSLVLRESKALMRNTSRSALEQANERECEALKRVWGSSQGTDSILQFLQRRTELC
- the cdyl gene encoding chromodomain Y-like protein isoform X2, encoding MKLEYLVRWRGYGSEEDTWEPESHLSTCMIYVHEFNRQNAVREKDSTLLRSTRSSPSLHYISAHRPPFRPPITATAHSDISVVLTADCNQVSPAHLPPVGLTSPASVGSRQPLLADRFSSGLMSAAPACSARRSVDLSKTGIKILVPKSPMNSRLDSEESPSEAAHSLEAGPQEAHQVPPEVALLEKPAGVQLGPGEERARMGTRPRSQNPLPPPRVPITPAAMRSLSGTGNAALMEAVAANGMSGGQSAVAGATSVTGKRRLEERSAFDKRLRFSVRQTESAYRYRDIVVKKQDGFTHILLSTKSSENNTLNPEVMKEIQSAMATAASDDSKLVLVSAVGSVFCCGLDFLYFIRQLTDDRKKESIKMAETIRTFVNTFIQFRKPIVAAVNGPALGLGAAILPLCDVVWANEKAWFQTPYTSYGQTPDACSSFTFPRIMGLASANELLLSGRKLTAQEACCKGLVSQVLWPGTFTQEVMLRIKELVTVDSLVLRESKALMRNTSRSALEQANERECEALKRVWGSSQGTDSILQFLQRRTELC